TCAAACTTGTCAGCTAGAGCAGCTACTGATATGGGAGGTGAGAACTGACCTGTTCTTGATATGACTTTCGGATCTTGAAGTTCGGACCTTGTCAATAGTCTTAATTGCCTTCAGTGTCTTCTCAGCAAGAGTCCTGTCGTATCTTTCCGGCCTATTTCGCTTCCTCTCAAACTCAAAGGTAGAGTCCTAGGAACCCAAATAAACAAAAGGCAAGTTGTAGCAACAGCATTAATACAATAGATtggaatattaatattttgtcaTCACGAATTGCATCAAGTTCTGTACCTGTGTCATATCCTTCCCATGCAATTTTCTATAGGATTTGGTCCACTGAACCTTGCGAGGATTCCTCTTCATTTTAAAGTTCTTGTGACATTTGGATCTACAAAATCTAAAAATCTGCAAGGGAAACCATTTGAAAGAGAAGATTAAGCCAGTATACCCAACAGCAACCagattaaaaaattaaatcctttGAGAAAAATATAATAAACTCATAATCCCAACGATAAAAAAGAAGGGTTATACTTGATGCACTTAAGGAATAAGCAGAGTAAAACTCCAAGCTAGAACAGCAAATATTAAGGGGAAAAGTGTAGACTTAAAAGCAAGAATAAGTCAGTTATTGCACAAATATAAAGGTAAAATGCATTCAACAGTATCACTTGATTCACTTCGCGTTGATATAACCAAGCAACAGGGTGAACGCCAGTGTCACCTAATACGCTAATCCCACCCACCCACCCTTCCCCCACGACCAAAATACCCAGAACTGATACGTGATACATGGTAAAATGTTACACTTTAAGATTAGTTTAACAAAATTAGGTAGTGAATTGTGTCCCGGTCCACGTACCAAAGTGTACTGCAACTTAGGTAACACTAGTGAAGGCACAAAAGTCCCTATAAGCCTAGGATACACTGCTCAAAATTGAACTTGTTATGCATATTTTACACATTAGATTAGAAGGACGGGTACTTGCAAATCCCTAAAGAGTACAATATCTTGATAGAACTACACAAAATGTCAAATGAATGAAGATATCAGATATATGGTAATGAATGAGAGATATCACAAAACGTCAAATGAATGAGATATATCAGCAAGTTCTTAGTGAGATTTAAGTAATGTTCAGTTGCGAGTCTGATTAACTCGGTAGCTTCACCATCAGTGTTCCTGGCTTATTGCTACAACTCATTTAcacaatttgaaattttgataaaGAGAAAGTGAGAAACAATCACCTACGCAACctacaattaaattaattccagaaGAAGTTACACCAGGGTACCAAACATTTATAAGGTTCCCAAACATATAAGGGCAGGATTCTTTAGCTACTCCACGGTACCAAACATTTATAAGGTTCCCACATACATAAATCCTTTTTGATCACTTGCCAACTTATGATCATGAATATCAACAAGCAACACCCTTCTACAAGATGGTTTCTAGTCAAATTTCTACAATCTCAATGTCATGTCATAATTAGGCAAATTTGACAACAAGTATTTGCAGCAGAAATAAGAAAACCAGGCATTTGATCTTAAATGTATGGAGAAATGGAAAACCCAACCAAGAAACAATTTCATTTCACCTCTCTACCTAGGCATCAAATACTCCATTATAGCCTAAGTTTACTTCCATAGCCGCCTAGCCGGACATGCAGAAAGCGAAGGGGGCGGATATGGCTACTACAATACCCAATGCCACCAAAACAATTGTCTCACAAGCATTTCATaatgaaaaagaagaaaaccTCAGCAATTTACCTTTGCATCATTACGAACAAACTGGATTCCATGGCCGGGGTATACTTGGGAAGAACAGAACCAGCACTTTTCTATTCTCATTCTGATATACTATCAGAACACCCACCTACTGAAATCCAACCAAAATTCATTCCTTTAGAACAAAATCACATATTGTAACAAGGCAAAACAACATCACATTACAAACATTACTACCCATATTTTCATTATTTAAATACCTTCTTTAACATCTCAATACCCTAATTAGAATTAAAAACCCAGAATTAAATACCTTCCTCACCAATTCCTTCGCGAcccccaaaaaaaaatgaaaaaactaTATTTCAGCTCAAACCTCCAGTAACTCAATCACCTCAACTAATTACAACATACTGTAGCACcccaaaaatcaaacaattctttaaaCATCTCAGAACCACCCTTCCCTGAGCCAGGGAAGCTGGACAGGAGGGGCGCCCGCCCTGGGGCCATCGAGAGATGAACAGTGATTGTCAGGGAAATCGAATCATATCAAAAAGGATAATACGAATTTCTAGTGGAATTATGAAGTGGGTTTAGATTAATCAAACATAAAACTACACAAAAAAACCAACAGAATATATTTAACAGTTTCTGAATCAATAAAATACAAACAAAATCAACAGAAAATAGATACCAAATAGATGATTACCGAGAATGACAGCAGCGGAGAGGTGGTCGGCAGAGGCGCCGCCGAGTAGAGGTGGTGAATGGTGATACAACTACAAGACGCTGCTTTTGTTTTTGAGGGAGTAGTAGTAGTTATTACTCTTTTAGGTTTAAAGAGGATGCGGAAAGGATGAGGAATAAACCTGTTCGATATCTTCCCTCGTAACTCCCTCCGGTCAATCTTGATTATTGGCGAGCAAAATATATTAAgggatatttttataaattaattgtcaaaatatacaatttgaatattaaaaatataacgtctttttatattaaaactagtgtgtggctcgggcgATGTCCCGATTGATACAttaaatagttaaaattttagatttttcttgagctcaatatttgacaaAAGACATGTATACCATAAAGTGAAAAGGATCCATTAAATTTGTCAACTACACAGGCACATGCATTAGGTCATTTTATCATACCatctaatttttcaattagatcatcaTACAATTTGTATAGTTAATTTTCTAGTTGAACTATctgcttcaaattaataaatacgAAATTAGATATATACAGTCATGCAAGATATTtttatagttgatgcttatgagactttATGGAGCGATTTCCGTCAATATTGCACAAAGATAAGTTAATTCCCAAAACacgttacttttcttgttaattcccaccataccgtccacgtcagcaagggagagagaaaactaattttttttttccggttcaacactaaaccgctatctgagatagcggtttggtttagaactaaaccgctatctcagaatgCGGTTTATACTACTTAACCGcattctgagatagcggtttagttcAAAaccaaaccgctatctcagatagcggttcatAATGCCCCCTGCATCCAAGCTTGCAGTTTCCAGTGTTCAGCCAGAAAATGGGCTGAGATCTTCTGCCAAATAGTCCAACTCCAACAACCTGTAAACAAACCCAAGATCTCCAACAACGTCTATAATCCAACTCCAACGTCTATAATCCAACTCCAACAACCTCCACAAATCATACCAACCAACCAAACCATAACACTTATGCAACAAAATAGAAGAGTGCAAACAAAAAATTTCCAAAAGTTCAATCGTTCCAATAATGACACATGAGTTTCTAAAAGTTTTAAAAGTTCCAATACTagcaaaaagaacaaaagattaCACAAAATTTCTAATGTAGCTCAAATCTAAGTTCTACGTTGTTTCTTTGAATGCTCGGACGATGAAAATGAGGACTCATCCTCCTCGGCAATTGGCTCGGGACGTTGACTAGGAGAGCAACCCTTTTGTCGCCGGTAAGTGAGAAGCTGCAAAGGAGGAGATGAAATAACTTGTGATGCTGGCGGAGATGCAGGAGGAGTAAGAGGTGGAGGGCGTGGAGAAGGTAGTGGTGGAGGGCGtggagaaggtggtggtggagggcgtGGAGAAGTAAGTGCTGGAGGGCGTAGAGGAGGAGTAAGTGGTGGAGGGCGTGCACGTGGTGGTCGAAAACCACGCCCTCGAGAAACATGTGAGGTGGAGGTGTCGGGTGTACACTGAGACGAGGCTAAATCATATTGTTGGAGGATATGTTCTTGCCCCACTCTTGATAAGGTCTCAATGCAAGAGGAACTCAAATTGCGTAACGTATCAAGAGTGAGAGGAAGGGCCAAACTGGGAGGTAACTCTAATGCAGAATCCACAGCTCGAGTGCATCTTGAGGCAAGATCAGCCAATGCATGTGACTACAAAAAAGAATGTGAAACAATAATTAGAATTCAACATTAGTTATGAATATAAACATTATACATGAAAATGGAACAAGGattaatttaccaaaaaaatatcaGAGGAAGACGGCTGATAATGAGTGGTGGGGGGTGATCGTGTAACAGGAGTAATGAGGAGTCTCGTGATGCTACAATACCAATCCATATACTCCTTCATCCTCTCACGATGACCGGCAAAAGGAGTGCCTTGAACAATCCGACTCTCACGATCACGCCACTCCTCCACATATTTGCGATGCATCTCTTCAAACTTCTTGTTTTTATGCCGTCGATCCACATTATGAAGATCAACACTCGTGTCACACGCAACGGGAACTGACTGTTCCAATCCAAACTGACGCATCACTCGATTTGGGTAGTGGTACTCAACAATGTCAAAGCAAATCAACGGTACAACTGAGCGCCATATATCTCTATCACATCTACAAATCTCGGGTAGTAAACCAAGTACCGTCTTTGAATATGGCTGCCAAGTCATCTACAATAAGTAAAAAGTGAGTATTTAGGCAAATTTAGGTGAAATTAAGCAATTTTAGGCTATTTTGGACAATTCTAGGTGAATTTAAGCCTTTTTAAACTACATTATGTGATTTTAAGCTATTATAGACTATGTTAGGTGAACTTAAGCGTGTTTAGGTGTATTTAGGCTATATTTGGTGGATTTAGGCTAATTAAGGTGAATTGAAGCTATTTAAGGCGATTTTAGGCCATTTTAGGCAATCTTTGGTGAATTTAAGCTATTATATGCCATTTTAGGTGAATTTAAGCTAATTTAGCCTATTTTAGGTGAATCCAAGCTATTCTAGACTATGTTAGGTGAATTTAAGCTAGTTTAGGCCTTTTTAGGCTATGTTTGGTGGATTTAGGCTAATTAAGGTGAATTGAAGCTATTTTATGcgattttagcctttttaggcaATTTTTGGTGAATTAAGGGAATTTTTAGACAATTTTTCGTGAATGTAGGCTATTTACGACAAAAATAGCACAAATTTACCTAAATTAACCTAAATTAACATAACTTTATCTAAGTAGAATCGAGGGAGCTCAAATTGACGTTCGTTGACTTAATTGACCTAAGTTGACCTAACTAGTTGAAGTAATCACAatttagaccaaagttgaccaATGTTGACTTAAATTGACCGAAGTTGACCTAACTAGTTGAATTTAGgcaattttagttgaatttaggtcaatttatgctattttagttgaatttaggtcattttatgcttttttagttgaattaatcacaatttagaccaaagtttaccaaagttgacttaaattgaccaaagttgacctaactaattgaatttaggcaattttagttgaatttaggtcaatttatgctattttagttgaatttaggtCATTTTATGCTTTTAACTTGAATTAATCACAatttagaccaaagttgacttaaattgacaatttagaccaaagttgacttaaattgacaatttagaccaaagttgacctaGTTGACTTTAATGCACCTACATTGACAAaaattgaccaaagttgacCTAACTTGAAACAAAAGAAGCATTTGAGTAATTAGTAAGTTGAGATATTAAATACCTGTGTCTCCTTTTGATGGTCAAGTGCATCCCTAAAGAAAGAGAGTCCACTAGCTGTATGGCCACATGAAAAGTGAACCCTAAGCCAACTAACAAAACAAGTAAAGTAAAGTGTTAACAAATTACTTGATTTATCGAAGTAGTAATGAGTAGTTAAACAAATTAGTTACCTGCATGCTAAGGGGTCCACTCCACGCTGATGCTGAGTACCAAGAATAGATGGATCGTCGACCTCAATAGGATGCTCTGGGTCAGGAGGTGGAGCATCGCGAACTCTCGAAATCCTCGGACGACCAATGTGAATATGCTCCCATGACCATAACTGCAGAAGTATAAGTGGACCACCAATGTCACGGGATCGTCTACGAGCGGCTCGACACATCTGTCGATACAAATAAGCAAGGGTCGCACTCCCCCAGCTGTATGTCCCAGCTCTACGCAAGTCGCGAATCAATGGCAAGTAGACGAGCTGCACAGCATCACCGCTCTTATCAGCAAACAAAATGGACCCCATAAGTGCAAGAATATATGCTCGGCTAAACCTCTCATAAACAATATCAGCAGCGTCATCAGGGGGGCCCTGACTGAAGTGTCGCCTCAACCAAGTCATCCTCAATGATGAACCCTGGAGAACAGGTTTTCCATCATCACCAGGCTCTGGTCGTATCCCTAACAACTCCTCGACTAAAGCTGACCACACCCCAGTACCATCCCCTGTGACAGGAGCCCCATGAACTCTGAGCCCCAACAAAACAGCGACATCCTGCAGAGTAATAATACCCTCACCAACAGCCAAATGAAAAGTGTGCGTCTCCTGTCTCCATCTCTCAATCAATGCTGTGATCAAAGACCTATCTAAGGCTAATCCACCACCAACCAATCTATGTACACCATAGAACCCTGCTAATCTAACAAACTCCAAGACTCGATCATGTATCACCCACTCTCCTAAACCAAGCACGTGCTCCCGACACGTCAAAAGCCTGTCCATACCCCCTCCCCAAACATCCTCACTCCTATGCTCCGCCTGCAACGTCAAAACCGAAGTATCACGTGGGCCGGGATGGATCGTCGGCTCCATGAGACCTGAAAAAGAAGTTTATTAGAAATCGTAAAATCACACgtcaaaagaaatatatgcacaaaaattaaacttagaatcacaCATCAAGAGAAACATAAACTGAGTTTATTACCCCGATGATCCAACACCACCCCTAGCTGCACAAGTTTTCTTATTATGCCCTTGACGTCGACAAATGCTACATGATTTTGCATTGATACTGCGTCGAGCACTCGAATCCATCTCATTAGGGTATCGAGACGACTTTGGGCGTCCCACACCACGCCGTTTACTAGCATCAGCAACTATTCTCACCCCAGTATAATGAGGCCAATAGGGAACATCAGGAAGTGGATGAAAGCTCTTCAAGTATGTTTGCCTATACTCGACAGTGGTAAAGAAAGGATCAACGAAAGCAGCATAAGATAAGCTGCGAGAACGACAAACCGCAAGCACATGGGAGCATGGCAACTTGTAGATTTTTAATTTCTCACAAGTGCAAGTTTTGGCTACAAGGTTAACAGTGTGTACGTTACCACCTTTACCTGAAGCCCTGCCTCCTCGTCCAGTTGTAACCTCAAATAGCCCCATCTCATGATCAAAGGCTTGGACCTCGTGAGCACCAGATTTTGCCATGTTcatttcaattgttgttgtggcCTTCTCAACGAAATCGTGGCCTTCTTCAATTCTCCTTTTACCCCAACCTCGTCTTGTAACAAAGTAGGAGTTCACTCGGTAAAACGTCATCCGAACAAGGGCGGTTATCGGCAAACAACGAGCACCTTTCATCACCCCATTAAAAGCTTCGGACATGTTTGTGGTTTTCACGCCATATCTAAAACCACCATCATGGTGGATCGACCACCGATGAGAAGAAATATCCATCAAGTACTTATGAGCTTCAACATTAAATTCACCAATTCTTCCCAAGTAGTAATCAAACTTCTTTCTTTGACGAGCATCTGCGGCTTTTCCGAAAAGGTTCTTCACATAAGCATTCTTGAACTGAGTGTTGACATTAGAGGCAAGGTGACGAGTACAAAATCGATGGTGGGCACGCGGCTCCTCCCACCCACTATTGACCTCATTCATTGTTTGCAAAATCCCTGCATGTCTATCAGAAATGACACATAAACCTTCCCTCTGAGTAACTAAATGCCGAATGCATTTCATGAACCATTTCCAACTCTCACCATTTTCACTTTCAACAATAGCAAAAGCAAGAGGGAACCATTGAGAATTCGCATCTGTACCCATGGCAATTAGTAACGTGCCCTTGTACTTACCATACAAATGAGTTCCATCTATGGTGATTAGGGGTCGACAGTGCTTAAAACCATCGATGGAAGGCTTGAATGCCCAAAACACTCTCAAAAAAATGTGAACAAAAGGATCTTCATTAGAAGCCAAGGTACACCATTCCACGACGGTTCCTGGATTAGATTCTTTCAATGCTTGCATGTACCTAGGCAACTCTTCGTAAGATTTCTCCCAATCACCAAAAATGCTTGCAATAGCCTTTTGTTTCGCTGACCAAGCTCTCTTGTAAGTGATGGTATACTTAAACTTGACTTTCACCGCTTGCACAATAACACGGATTTTCAAAGAAGGATCGGCACGAATAAGATCTTTTATCTCATTGCATACAAAATCAGAGGAGAGAAGAGGATGATCGATTGAGTTTATGTCACCCAAACAATTACTTGCATGGGGGCCATTATACCTCACAATTCTGAATGAAGCAAGACAAGGATCCTTGATTGCACGTAACCTCCATGAGCATTTGCATGAACTCTTTCTTTTACACTCAACTACGTATTTTGTGGGCTCACTCTCCAACACCTTAAATGAATGATTTTTAGCTATGGAATAACCTTTGACTATGTCTTTCAATTGCGCCAAAGAATCAAACTCTTGCCCAATAGCAAATTCACCATCGAAAGAGTGGTTGTTGGACCAAGtcctccaagaatcaagcaaaatCGGATCCAACTCTGCAACATTGTTGAAAATTTGAGATGGAGCGCTTTCTCTTATAGCTTTGTCATTAGCATCTTGtgtatcttcatcttcatcaacaTCACTATCCACCccaaccgcttcatctccaaAAAAATCAACACATATTTGATCTAGAGAATCGAAAAGTATCATAGATGGATCACCATTTGTAGCTTCTACATGTGGTGTTTGAGTTGGAGAAGTGAGCTCTGAAATGTGTTCACTAGCATATTGTTCATCCGTAAGCATTCTTGTGAATGAACCCGTTAACCCACTTTGATTTGTCAAGGGCAAGTAGGGAAATGGACTCGCCCATGAATCCATTTCATGAAAGGATTCCAAGTGGGATTGAGTTTCGGGTTGCTTTGGAAGTTGCTCGATGAACAATTGCATTGTGGTTGATTGTGTTTGAGACATAGCAATCAACATTGCTTTTAAAGAATTGTCATCATCCAACGGAATGGCTTCATATGAACCGGACATCATTGGATACCTCATTAGTAGCTTCAACTCCACATATCTCGAGTCACATCTCATAAGATCATAAACCTTACTCAAAACCTCATCATAACTCATTTGACAATTGACAAACCCAAATTTTCGCTCTCCTCCTTTATATGTAACATCACCGCTACTTTGCAAAATTTCCCCTCCCCAATGACAATAAATAGGATAGTCTGGCAACTCCATattctaaacaaaaaataatatgattAATAATATGAATCCCTAATTTGGGTCATCATAATCTGATTTCAATTCAAATGAACTTGAGAAATTGAAGACTAAAATTCCAAATTGAAAAACTCAAGAGCTTAAAACGAATCAAAGATAGGACTTTTAAGAGTACTTTTAAGCGATAAAcaattcaaaaacataaaaaccacAGGATAATCATTTTAACATAATATGATTCATAACATCGCTATCTCAGTTAGCGGTTAGAAATAcattaacaataaaaaaaattacaattcaTGGTAATCATGATCATAAACCCATCAAACAAACCTAAGCATGATATTCCTAATAACATCATCAAACAAACCTAAACATAGCAACAAATATTActgaattaataattaaattcgaatatattaattcaaaaaaaaatattagggtTTACCTGATGTAGAACCACCGACGGCCGGTGGTGGGTGAGAAAGAAGCTCGACGGCGTTGGTGGCTGATGAGGAACCTCGACGTCCGGTGGTGTTGAGGAAGAGGTCCGACGGTCGACCTAGGGCTTAGGAGCAATCCTCGAAACGGAGGAGCGACGGAGAACGGTGAGAAAGATGATCACGAAGGGTGAGAATTCGTTGTGGGTGAGGAGGCTCGACGGCCTGAGGGAGGGCGAAGACGAAGGTCACCACCGGCGACCCGGGCGGTGGAGAGAGATCAGTGAGCGGGACGACGGAGAGAGAAACAGAGagcggggtttttttttttttttttgattttttgaatttgCTTACTGGGAGGTATGGGAGAGCAAGgggtaaaccgctatctcagatagcggttcatTAAACAttaaccgctatctcagatagcggttaacCCCCatgaaccgctatctgagatagcggttttgctctgcttatttaaaaaaaaaaaggccgGTTCACtgtgctgacgtggacggtatggtgggaattaacaagaaaagtaacgtattttgggaattaactTATCTTTGTGCAATATTGACGGAAATCGCTCGACtttatgacatcatgtttctttacgtttgtcctaattctttaattattaacttttttCCAAATaatccatagaaaataaaaagtcacataaaaatttagttagtttagacttcatgttaacatatatttataaattaatgtgaaaagATAAcacacaattggtggttggttaagatggtaatgagtgTTGTCATCCACATTTGAGGTCTGGAGTTTGAAtctcattgtattgattttttatTGTCCATGACATGGCATACCACTTGATCGATGAGTGAATGATGTAGCACAAAGAGAAGAGTACTACACgatttagacttcatgttaatatatatttataaattaatctGAAAAGATAAAACACGATTGGTgattggttaagatggtaatgagtgTTGTCATCCACATTTGAGGTCTGGAGTTCGAATCtcatttgtattgatttttggttgaaatGGCGAGTTGGGTCTGGTATTTATAGGCGACAACCCAGAAAACCGCCTAACTTCCACTTTTATTCCACTCCACACGATCAAAGCACATCGGAAGAGACTCTCGACATCTGTCATTAATGCATGAATTCAAAACGCCTCTTTTTGAATAAAGAGAGGAAACTTTTGGACTTCTGATAcgtggaaacccacccatttaattctaaatggacagggtctggggggcatgttgtttggacTCCCAATTGGAAACCAATTGGGCCAGCAGTCCAAAGGCCCAATGGCCTCAAGCAACAATATGTTAAGCCATTTACCCCTCCAAAGGCTATTCAGGCATCAACAAGGACCAAGGCCCAACaagtaataaatgacctatggggcatttactacacaaacactataaataagccggcaatgctcacacctcaaggtacgtcaaTTTATTTCCTTAAGACTACTATCTAGAgaactctctctagaatccgagcattgttcttacttaggcaccGGAGGGGATTTCCTCAGAACACCCTCGAGGCCAGTTACATTGTTCATTGTGCAGGTAAATTCGGACACAACTCTCACAAGCAAACTAGATCTTCCACACCAACGAATAGGGTCTTCATCCGAAACTCAttgtttcaacaccggaacacggagtatatatataattaatagAGGATACTAAGGGTATACTCGTAATTGTACTACTGTAcgatattattatatatatgatTTCAGCACCCGTATTAGGGTAAGTCGTATCATTATAttcacatggtatcagagccctaGATTTTTCCTTTAGATCCAAAAACccaaaatttaattttctttaCAATTAAGTTCGCAATTATCGAGAAAATTGCAAATACCGCATACTTTGATCTGCAATTACCAAGCACGTAATCTTTAATTGCAACTCTTGACTTTCTTGAAAATTAAACCCCATTAATTGATTTGCACTTGCAAGTTCCAAGGATCAGATTATTTGCTGGGCTCTGTTTCACTTTAGCCCAACTTTACAAATATTAAAGACGTTGACTTTGACATATAATTGAAGATAATCTCCATTAACGACGTCCATGAATTTTCCGGCCACCACTACGCAAGGCTTCACTCCCCTGCAGCGACCCATCGGAAACATCCACGCAACTTTGTCCGGTTCGCAGCCACGCCCCACCACTGGCGCACCGGCTGTTGGTGTCACCCAGCCACAACATGTTGGCGAACATCAATACGCAACTACCTTCACATGGCATCCCTCATACCCAACCCCACGGCGTCTATTCGAGGTTAGCTCGGCACAACATGGTAGTTCCCCTTCTGGTGGACACGGTGGCCTAACTGATGGCTTCGGTCTCGGCAATTTTGGACCAGATGGCGTGTTCCCTGGCCAATTTGGTTATTTGGAAGGCTTTCATCAAAACCCAAGCCCCACATGTGGATTATTTGGTGGTTCCAACATGTCGATTTATTCTATGTTCATTTTTCGTCGTGACAAATTTATTGTTTATCTTCTTCTTTATGTTGATGACATCATTGTCACAGGCAACTCGGCTCATTTGATCACCAAATTCATATCTCTTTTGTATGCCGAGTTTGCTATGAAAGATCTAGGTGATCTACACTACTTCCTAGGTGTCCAGGCGATACGTACTTCCAAATGTTTATTTTTGTGTCAGAAGAAATATGTTCATGATTTACTTCTGAAATTTCATCTACACACTGCTAAACATGTGCGTACACCTCAACCTAGTCGTACCACACTTTCTATTACAAACGGTGATTTATTATCCGATCCTACTGAGTATCGCAGTGTGGTTGGGGCTTTACAATACTTGACTATAACAAGACCTGATATTACATATGATGTGCATTTAGTTTCCCAATTTATGCATGCACCCCGCACATCTCACTTGTTGGTTGTTAAGCGTATATACAGGTACTTGCAGGGTACTTCAGACTACGGTCTATGGCTT
This sequence is a window from Spinacia oleracea cultivar Varoflay chromosome 1, BTI_SOV_V1, whole genome shotgun sequence. Protein-coding genes within it:
- the LOC110774991 gene encoding probable ribosome biogenesis protein RLP24, translating into MRIEKCWFCSSQVYPGHGIQFVRNDAKIFRFCRSKCHKNFKMKRNPRKVQWTKSYRKLHGKDMTQDSTFEFERKRNRPERYDRTLAEKTLKAIKTIDKVRTSRSESHIKNRMKGNTRREHDKARKELVQSIHLVKDPLSLKEDPALVLPKLKVKISQPQEENLAMEE